The Delphinus delphis chromosome 11, mDelDel1.2, whole genome shotgun sequence DNA segment GGATCTCAGGTTTAAACAGAGCATTTCAGGACGATGGGGTTTTAGTGGAGGGAGGAAGGCTTTCCCAGAACACGTCTTCTGTGATCACTGACCACTGAGTCGCCTGGCTGTAGTCCCCAGGATATCACCTATACTGCAGGAGGCACGTGTGAACATCATCGACCTCGACTTATGTAACTCGACCAGCTGGTACAATGGGCGCATTCGTTCAACCAATGTGTGCGCAGGGTATCCTGAAGGCAAGATTGACACCTGCCAGGTAACTTTCCTTTGGGTGCCCAGGCCCTTGCGGACACCTCTTTTTTGGATCCCTGAGCAAATTTCCCCGGTCCCGTCTTCCAGCATCTGCAGTCACAGTGAGCTTGGGAGGTGACACCCACCAGCTGCCCCTACAAAGGATCAGTCACCACTTGTAGAACTGTATCCCACCCTAACGCAGAGATCATATGATCCAGACACTGCTCCAGAGAGGGCGCTTACCTCTCTTCACCACAATGCAAAGCAGTCAGATCCCCTTGTACACACATGCTCACGTACGCACGTAACACCACGTGCTCAGGCACATGGATTTGCTCATCCTGCCCCCTCACCGCGAGGAAACCCATGACAATCCACACCCTTCTCATCCCAGAGAAGCTGTTGGTGCACCTCAACTTTACCACAGCCGCCTGTGTTTATGGCAGCAGGGAACCGTACGACTGCAAAAATGCCTCCCAGAGTCTATGACGCTTCTGGGCAGGGAAAGTGGCTCCGGCAGAGAGTGACTTCTGTGTCCTTCTGGGCAGGGGGACAGCGGCGGGCCTCTCATGTGCAGAGAGAGCGTGGAAAACAGCTACGTGGTCGTGGGAATCACAAGCTGGGGGGTAGGCTGTGCCCGAGCTAAGCGCCCCGGAGTCTACACGTCTACCTGGTCCTATCTGAACTGGATTGCTTCCAAGATTGGTTCTAATGCTTTGCACATGATTCAgttgcccacccctccccctccttctacTCCAGCCCCCCCCACTAAACCCGCCTCCACTCAGCCTTCTATTCGCCCACCTTGGTACTTCAAACACCCTCCTCGACCACCTCCCTCCCAGAGCCCCACTGCAGTGGCCCGACCCCAACCCGCAGCTCCaccgcccccccctcccccccctgccccccctcccccaccgccacCTTCCACTAAACCTCCCCAAGCACTTTCTTTTGCCAAGCGACTACAGCAGCTCATAGAGGCCTTGAAGGGGCAGGCCTTTTTTGACAGAAAGTGCACTTATGAAATGGAGACCACAGACATCCCAGAGCAGCCTGCCTCCTTCTGATCTGACCCCCTTCTCAACGGACCCATTGAACCCCTCACTCCTGAGGAAAAAAACTCGAAATAACTGATTatagatacaaatataaatatatgtacgtAAAGAGATGCTCTCTGGACttcttcctctctgccctccccaaCTCAATCCCTCATCTCAACTACCTTGTCTCCTCCGTTCACCGCCCGACAAGTTGGAACTGCTTGTATTAATGATGTCAATTGTGGTTCTTTTTAaatcttgattttaaaaactagaacaAGGTGACCTGGGGCTGTGGTCCAGGTAATCATTTAGCGCTTAGTGTCTCTGCATATAATCAACGGGCCTCTCAGCTCCCGTGAGGTGAGCTGACTAGAAATGAAGGGTGTGCGTCCAAGTCTGCTGGAGGCCATGCTCTCCTGGTGGTGTGAAGAGACAGACCCACGAGAGGAATCTGTCCTTAGTTtgcttcttctctcctccttgaGGTGGAAAATGCTGCCCTGGGCCTACGATCTGTAGCTGACACTTGGGTCTCCTTCCTGGAGAGACAGGGCTGAGCTCAAGGAACACTCTGATGGGAGCCCGCAGAGTCTAGGCGGCGGGTTCTTGTCTACCTTCTGCAAACTTCCCATGCACGTGACGGTAACCTAATCCCCTTCTTATATTTTCACTGTTGATATTACTCTTtgacttcctttttttcatttatcaaatacAGACATTTCCATATTAGCGCATATGGACCCCTTCTCTAACTACGCTCCGCAGTATGGGCATTTTTGAGCTATAGTGTCACATTTCCTTCCTAGGAGGGAATTTCCAGTCTTCCATTTTAGCTCCCCCCTCAATGTGCACGTTTCCCCACATCTGGTTCATAACAAATTCATCAGTCCTTGCCAATCTAATGGatgttttaatcttcattttaaaaattatgaatgaagctgTTTATAAGCGAAgcaagactcttttttttttgcggtacgcgggcctctcactgctgtggcctctccgctgcggagcacaggctccggacgtgcaggcttagcggccatggctcacgggcccagccgctccgcggcacgtgggatcttcccagaccggggcacgaacccgtgtcccctgcatcggcaggcggactctcaaccactgcgccaccagggaagcccagaagcaagACTCTTTGATCGGCCTTCATGTCCCTAGCCCTGAAAATGGCTCTGTGGATACTCTAGCCCTGAAAATGGCTCACAGATCCTGGAGCAGAAGCCCCTGCCCACAGGGACAGGAGGAGCAGGGAAGAAATGGATAAGCAGTACGTTGAACCAATACCGAAGGGCATCCAGGCATCCGAGGAATATGCTCACTCTTTCCCTGTGGGATCGTTAGGCAAATGATAAgtattctcaaaaaaataaaatccagggcTTCGGACGCGTAGGCTGTATCTGTAGGCTGTATCACCTTCCGAGTTCCCATAGGCCCCTAAGACACAACACGCTAGCAGGGACTGAATTAGTGAAAGGGATACTTTTTCTCACCTCATAAAACTAGGTCTCTTTTTAGTGTTTGCTAATAAAGGGAAACAATTGACTCATTACTGCTCCTATAATAACAGACAAGCACAAGTCAACAACTTGCCCACAGTCAGATTGTTCCTACTTTGGGGTGGTAAGTAGGTTTGCCCTTCCCAAGAAGCGTTTCCTGTGCAGCCTTACTGAcctttctgttgtttgttttcactGCTAATTTCCAACATATGCTTTGATCTTGCCCcactcattatttctttttccccaaacTCTAGAAAATTGAGTTTTGATATGTGCAATCAAGGAGAATTCATTCATTCCCGTGATATTATTCCTGGAGAGAAAGATAAACAATGCAGAGCCCAAGGCTGGGACTTGCTGGCTACCATCTGCGTCTCTCCTGGCCGGCCTGGGCACTGAATTGATCCTGTTAGCCAAGTGGTGAGCACTATGTTAAGCTCATGCTAAACATCATGCTCGGACAGACTCCAGAGCTTGGCTGGAATCAGATGATTCCTCAGTCTATATACTTTGGGAATTTGTaagatttctgttcattttaattttggatttttaaatttttttttttttttttgcggtacgcgggcctctcactgttgtggcctctcccgtcgcggagcacaggctccggacgtgcaggctcagcggccatggctcacgggcccagccgccccgcggcacgtgggatcttcccggaccggggcacgaacccgcgtcccctgcatcggcaggc contains these protein-coding regions:
- the ACR gene encoding acrosin, with the protein product MLPTAVLLVLAVSVVARDNTTCDGPCGLRFRQNPQGGMRIIGGQPAALGAWPWMVSLQVLTYHDNRRYHVCGGTLLNAHWLLTAAHCFRSKTKVTDWRLIFGAKEVVWGSNKPVKPPLQERYAEKIIIHEKYSPGSEANDIALMKITPPVPCGYFIGPGCLPQFRAGPPRIPQTCWVAGWGFLEENVPRISPILQEARVNIIDLDLCNSTSWYNGRIRSTNVCAGYPEGKIDTCQGDSGGPLMCRESVENSYVVVGITSWGVGCARAKRPGVYTSTWSYLNWIASKIGSNALHMIQLPTPPPPSTPAPPTKPASTQPSIRPPWYFKHPPRPPPSQSPTAVARPQPAAPPPPPPPPAPPPPPPPSTKPPQALSFAKRLQQLIEALKGQAFFDRKCTYEMETTDIPEQPASF